Proteins found in one Paenibacillus borealis genomic segment:
- a CDS encoding LacI family DNA-binding transcriptional regulator encodes MKVSIFDVAKKSGLSVVTVSRVLNGAGSVRENNRQKVLDAIKELDYRPNAAARSLASGKTGIIGLIVTTLQDSFFDAVVKELNETLALHGYFLAISISTGIGSDENHYLIQEDRVDGLILLSPMKEDNYIMELKRRGIPYVLIDNQLPENDTYSITIDNFKGGYAAASHLLELGHTSIAHICGQEMFRSTRERRAGFQQALQDRGITPFEIVSGEFEIEMGYSTAKRWLQAGKLPAAVFAGDDNIALGVINALMEAGVRVPEEVAVVGYDDHYIASQLRPHLTTLRQPADKIGVAAADMLLRRLSGEMKRGSNIRIDPELIVRESTLKS; translated from the coding sequence ATGAAAGTGAGTATTTTTGATGTAGCCAAAAAATCAGGACTGTCCGTGGTCACCGTATCGCGGGTATTGAACGGCGCCGGGTCTGTGCGGGAGAACAACCGCCAGAAGGTGCTCGATGCGATCAAAGAGCTGGATTACCGCCCTAATGCAGCTGCGCGCAGTCTGGCCAGCGGCAAGACCGGCATCATCGGCCTGATTGTAACGACACTCCAGGATTCCTTCTTCGATGCGGTGGTCAAAGAGCTGAATGAGACGCTGGCCCTGCATGGTTATTTCCTGGCGATCTCCATATCGACGGGCATCGGCTCGGACGAGAACCACTATCTGATTCAGGAAGACCGCGTAGACGGACTCATCCTGCTCTCGCCGATGAAAGAAGACAATTATATTATGGAGCTGAAGCGGCGGGGTATCCCCTATGTGCTGATTGACAATCAGCTGCCGGAGAACGATACCTACTCGATTACCATCGATAATTTCAAAGGCGGATATGCCGCGGCCAGCCACCTGCTGGAGCTGGGGCATACCTCCATCGCCCATATCTGCGGGCAGGAAATGTTCCGCAGCACGCGGGAACGGCGCGCCGGCTTTCAGCAGGCACTGCAGGACCGGGGGATTACCCCGTTCGAAATCGTCTCCGGCGAATTCGAGATCGAGATGGGCTACAGCACGGCGAAACGCTGGCTGCAAGCGGGCAAACTTCCGGCAGCCGTGTTCGCCGGGGATGACAACATCGCTCTTGGCGTTATCAACGCCCTGATGGAAGCGGGAGTGCGGGTGCCTGAGGAAGTCGCAGTGGTCGGCTACGATGACCACTACATCGCTTCCCAGCTCCGCCCGCATCTGACCACCCTGCGCCAGCCGGCGGACAAGATCGGAGTGGCGGCAGCTGACATGCTGCTGCGCAGACTGAGCGGCGAGATGAAGCGCGGCTCGAACATCCGGATCGACCCGGAGCTGATCGTACGGGAATCTACGCTGAAATCCTGA
- the yhbH gene encoding sporulation protein YhbH, which translates to MDNRMFMIARDDWSLHRKGEIDQERHKRKVKEAIRHNLADLVSEESIIMPQGDKVIKVPIRSLDEPKFRYNYQNEPQVGQGKGGTQVGDVIGQSGQGDAEGPGKGGHEAGDQPGEDYYEAELTIDELAELVFEDLQLPRLKPKAAPDMMIDDIRFDDVRRQGMMSNVDKRRTLFEAIKRQSLGGGITAMPHAAAAQSHWASPGEPATGAAGSATGPVTITGDDLRYKTWEDIRRPQSSAVVLAMMDTSGSMGAFEKYVARSFFFWMTRFLRTKYDNVQIRFLSHSTEAKEVDEDSFFTKGESGGTRCSSVYELALRILEADYPPGQHNAYVFHFSDGDNLDSDNPVTVRLANELLERVNMLGYGEIRQHVYGGKQLWEAMSSLTSPAFSRSILKEKEDVFKTLQAFFGEELAS; encoded by the coding sequence ATGGACAACCGTATGTTCATGATCGCGCGCGACGACTGGTCACTGCACCGCAAGGGAGAGATTGACCAGGAGCGTCATAAGCGCAAGGTAAAAGAGGCCATCCGGCATAATCTCGCCGATCTGGTCAGCGAAGAATCCATTATTATGCCTCAGGGGGATAAGGTCATCAAGGTGCCTATCCGCAGTCTGGATGAACCGAAATTCCGCTACAACTATCAGAACGAACCGCAGGTTGGACAAGGCAAAGGCGGCACGCAGGTCGGAGATGTGATCGGCCAGAGCGGACAGGGTGATGCGGAAGGCCCCGGCAAGGGCGGACACGAGGCCGGAGATCAGCCCGGGGAGGATTATTACGAGGCCGAGCTGACCATCGACGAGCTGGCGGAGCTGGTCTTCGAGGATCTGCAGCTGCCCCGGCTGAAGCCCAAAGCCGCACCGGACATGATGATCGACGATATCCGGTTCGATGATGTGCGCAGGCAGGGCATGATGTCAAACGTGGACAAGCGGCGTACACTGTTCGAGGCGATCAAGCGGCAATCGCTCGGCGGGGGCATAACGGCAATGCCGCATGCCGCAGCTGCGCAGTCCCATTGGGCGTCCCCGGGGGAACCCGCCACTGGTGCCGCTGGTTCAGCGACCGGGCCGGTTACGATTACCGGTGACGACCTGCGCTATAAGACCTGGGAGGATATCCGCCGGCCGCAGTCTTCTGCTGTCGTACTGGCAATGATGGATACCTCCGGCTCAATGGGGGCTTTCGAGAAATATGTGGCCCGCAGCTTCTTCTTCTGGATGACCCGATTCCTGCGGACCAAATACGATAATGTGCAGATCCGCTTCCTCTCGCACAGCACGGAAGCCAAGGAAGTAGATGAAGACTCCTTCTTCACCAAGGGCGAAAGCGGCGGCACCCGCTGCTCCTCGGTCTACGAGCTGGCGCTGCGTATCCTGGAGGCCGATTATCCGCCGGGCCAGCATAATGCTTATGTCTTCCATTTCTCCGACGGGGATAATCTGGACAGCGATAATCCGGTAACCGTCCGTCTGGCAAACGAGCTGCTGGAACGTGTGAACATGCTCGGCTACGGTGAAATCCGCCAGCATGTGTATGGCGGCAAACAGCTGTGGGAAGCCATGTCCAGCTTGACCTCCCCCGCCTTCAGCCGCTCCATCCTGAAGGAGAAGGAGGATGTATTCAAGACGCTGCAGGCTTTCTTCGGGGAGGAGTTGGCCAGTTGA
- a CDS encoding 6-phospho-beta-glucosidase, which translates to MAANQGLKIAVIGGGSSYTPELVEGFILHYKELPVRELWLVDIEAGLHKLNIVGALAKRMVEKSGLPIEVHLTTDRREAIAGADFVSTQIRVGMLDARARDESIPLKYGVIGQETTGPGGMLKALRTIPVILGICRDIEELAPDAWLLNFTNPAGMVTEAVLRYSKVKSIGLCNAPIGLIKQVSAKYNAAPDRIYAEFVGLNHLHWITRIDVEGEDKLDDMLDDTASYSAKNVPAREWNPEFLQSLRALPSYYLKYFYMTDAMLEEQQASASKGENRAEVVKRVEEELFEIYGNLELNEKPKQLEQRGGAFYSEAAVNLMRSLHNGTNDIQTLNVANRGILDFLPDDASIEVNCVVTKTGPLPLPLTKIPPMAKGLIHAVKTYEQLAIDAAVTGDRSLAIQALAHHPLVPSVEVAIAMLDEMLEANKEYLPAFFGQENYTASVL; encoded by the coding sequence TTGGCAGCTAACCAAGGTCTTAAGATCGCCGTAATCGGCGGAGGTTCTTCCTATACCCCGGAGCTGGTAGAAGGCTTCATTCTGCATTACAAGGAGCTTCCGGTCCGGGAGCTATGGCTTGTGGATATTGAAGCCGGACTGCATAAACTGAACATCGTAGGCGCTCTGGCCAAGCGGATGGTCGAGAAATCCGGCCTTCCTATAGAGGTCCACCTCACCACCGACCGCCGCGAGGCCATTGCCGGAGCAGACTTCGTTAGCACCCAGATCCGCGTCGGGATGCTGGATGCCCGCGCCCGCGACGAGTCGATTCCGCTGAAATACGGGGTGATCGGCCAGGAAACGACCGGCCCCGGCGGAATGCTGAAAGCGCTGCGCACGATCCCCGTCATCCTCGGCATCTGCCGTGATATCGAGGAGCTGGCTCCGGACGCCTGGCTGCTTAACTTCACCAACCCGGCAGGCATGGTGACTGAAGCGGTATTAAGATATTCCAAGGTGAAGAGCATTGGCCTGTGCAATGCTCCAATTGGTCTGATTAAGCAGGTATCCGCCAAATATAATGCAGCCCCAGACCGGATCTATGCCGAGTTCGTCGGCCTCAACCATCTGCACTGGATCACCCGCATTGATGTGGAGGGTGAAGACAAGCTGGATGACATGCTGGATGACACCGCCAGCTACAGCGCGAAGAATGTTCCGGCGCGCGAATGGAATCCCGAGTTCCTGCAATCACTACGTGCCCTGCCATCCTATTATTTGAAATATTTCTACATGACGGATGCGATGCTTGAAGAGCAGCAGGCCTCAGCCTCAAAAGGCGAGAACCGCGCTGAAGTCGTCAAGCGTGTGGAGGAAGAGCTGTTTGAAATCTACGGCAATTTGGAGCTTAACGAGAAGCCGAAGCAGCTGGAGCAGCGCGGCGGAGCTTTCTATTCCGAGGCTGCAGTCAATCTGATGCGCTCGCTGCATAACGGCACCAATGACATTCAGACCCTGAACGTAGCGAACCGCGGCATCCTCGACTTCCTGCCGGATGATGCCAGCATCGAGGTCAACTGCGTTGTCACCAAGACCGGCCCTCTGCCCCTTCCGCTGACCAAGATTCCGCCGATGGCGAAAGGATTGATTCATGCGGTCAAGACTTACGAGCAGCTCGCCATCGACGCCGCCGTCACCGGAGACCGCAGCCTGGCTATTCAAGCCTTGGCACACCATCCGCTGGTCCCTTCCGTGGAAGTAGCTATCGCTATGCTGGATGAGATGCTGGAAGCGAATAAGGAGTATCTGCCGGCCTTCTTCGGGCAAGAGAACTATACAGCTTCTGTCTTATAA
- a CDS encoding ABC transporter substrate-binding protein, giving the protein MNKIMKSKRPAVLLTTALTAMVAISGCGGGKSAGNVAAGDSGAGNSGGSGEQVTISHYTIDSEDRTFIEKLIPEFEKEHPNIKVKVEKAPYEQFDSKLQTLIAGGNSPDVTSHYGYGGFAEYYNKDMLLDLTDLIKEDGFKAEDYNIPGNLMKIYTVNGRTYGIPVNMYVTLMLYNKDMFDAAGVSYPPSDYEDKSWTFERMVEDAKKMTLVSDDIAKTQYGVDFTWAERDMRPLYFGAEPYSEDTWTNGGVPSETHFDSPEVIAAYQKLFDLVFKDKVSPTSEWSKSVAGQNGDPFVAGKIGMSIGGSWNLAGANDFPFKIGVAAVPWGGNEQVRSTLFVDPLLILKDSKHPKEAFEWIKYLMTTEVQEKSIELSGGNPPVNTEAAEVYYKHFDGIDPQDVKKVYEGAVKYGYESYNHLITNYSQINDMFINELQPVETGHKTLEEVMPVIQKKVTEIIKR; this is encoded by the coding sequence ATGAACAAGATCATGAAGAGCAAGAGGCCGGCCGTCCTGCTTACAACAGCCCTGACAGCAATGGTAGCGATATCGGGCTGCGGAGGCGGCAAATCAGCAGGGAATGTCGCAGCAGGGGACAGCGGGGCCGGGAATTCCGGCGGTTCCGGGGAACAGGTAACGATATCCCATTATACGATTGACTCGGAAGACCGCACGTTCATTGAGAAGCTGATTCCTGAGTTCGAGAAAGAGCATCCGAATATCAAGGTTAAGGTAGAGAAAGCCCCCTATGAGCAGTTCGACAGCAAGCTGCAGACGCTGATTGCCGGTGGCAATTCCCCGGATGTTACGAGCCACTACGGATACGGCGGTTTCGCCGAGTATTACAACAAAGACATGCTGCTTGATCTGACTGACCTCATTAAGGAAGACGGCTTCAAGGCTGAGGACTATAACATCCCCGGGAATCTGATGAAGATTTACACGGTGAACGGCCGCACCTACGGCATACCGGTCAATATGTATGTCACCCTGATGCTCTACAACAAGGATATGTTCGATGCGGCAGGTGTCTCCTATCCGCCAAGTGACTATGAAGATAAGAGCTGGACGTTTGAGCGGATGGTGGAGGATGCCAAGAAGATGACCCTCGTCTCCGACGATATCGCCAAAACGCAATACGGCGTAGACTTCACCTGGGCGGAGCGGGATATGCGGCCGCTGTACTTCGGGGCAGAGCCTTACTCCGAGGATACCTGGACCAACGGCGGCGTTCCTTCGGAGACACATTTCGACTCCCCTGAGGTCATTGCCGCTTACCAGAAGCTGTTCGACCTTGTCTTCAAGGATAAGGTGTCTCCAACTTCCGAGTGGAGCAAAAGCGTAGCCGGACAGAACGGCGACCCGTTCGTTGCGGGCAAGATCGGCATGTCCATCGGGGGCTCCTGGAACCTCGCCGGGGCTAACGACTTCCCGTTCAAAATCGGCGTAGCCGCAGTGCCATGGGGCGGAAATGAGCAGGTGCGCAGCACCCTGTTCGTCGATCCGCTGCTGATTCTGAAGGATTCGAAGCATCCGAAGGAAGCTTTTGAATGGATCAAATACCTGATGACCACCGAGGTCCAGGAGAAGTCCATTGAGCTGAGCGGAGGCAATCCACCGGTCAACACTGAAGCCGCTGAAGTCTATTACAAGCATTTCGACGGGATTGACCCGCAGGATGTGAAGAAGGTCTACGAGGGTGCTGTCAAATACGGGTATGAATCCTACAACCATCTGATCACCAACTACTCGCAGATCAACGACATGTTCATTAATGAGCTGCAGCCTGTCGAGACCGGACACAAGACGCTGGAAGAGGTTATGCCGGTGATTCAGAAGAAAGTAACGGAGATTATCAAAAGATAA
- a CDS encoding PrkA family serine protein kinase: MTFLEKLLTYRDKENDLFWEGTFLDYLALVRENPHIAGTAHELVFRMIESAGVNELGDGRREYKFFSGTLFGLEDSIQLLVEEYFRPAAQRLDVRKRLLLLMGPVSGGKSTLVTLMKHGLESFTRTPEGAQYAIKGCPMQEEPLHLIPRELREEFRREYGVHIEGDLCPVCRMNLEHEYNGRIEEMPVVRVLFSESDRTGIGTFAPSDPKSQDIADLTGSIDFSTITQYGSESDPRAYRFDGELNKANRGLMEFQEILKCDEKFLWNLLSLTQEGNFKAGRFALISADELIIAHTNETEYRAFISNKKNEALHSRMIVMRIPYNLKAGQEERIYRKLVDASGLNNQVHLAPNALWTASVFTVLSRLKEPKKPGIDLLKKMYLYDGVEVDGVKGADVEELYREFSDEGMSGVDPRYVINRISSALIKGNKTCINALDVLRSLKEGLDQHASISKEERERLMNLITLARKEYDHKAKTEVQRAFVYSFEESARTILNNYLDNVEAYCSGYRMKDPITSEESDPDEKLMRSIEEQIGITENQKRAFREEILIKISSYARRGRQFEYTSHEALKDAIEKKLFADLKDVIKITTSSLNPDETQVKRMNEVSRRLIEHNGYCATCANELMKYVGGLLNR, from the coding sequence ATGACATTCCTGGAGAAACTTCTTACCTATCGGGACAAAGAAAACGACCTCTTCTGGGAGGGGACTTTTCTCGATTATTTAGCGCTTGTCAGAGAGAACCCGCATATCGCCGGAACCGCCCATGAACTGGTGTTCCGGATGATCGAATCAGCTGGCGTCAACGAGCTGGGGGACGGACGGCGGGAGTACAAATTTTTCAGCGGCACCTTGTTTGGGCTTGAAGATTCGATTCAGCTGCTCGTGGAGGAATATTTCCGCCCGGCTGCCCAGCGCCTCGATGTCCGCAAACGCCTGCTTCTGCTCATGGGCCCGGTCAGCGGCGGCAAGTCCACGCTTGTCACCCTGATGAAGCACGGACTGGAGTCCTTCACCCGCACGCCCGAAGGCGCCCAGTATGCAATCAAAGGGTGCCCGATGCAGGAGGAGCCGCTGCACCTCATCCCCCGCGAGCTCCGCGAGGAATTCCGCCGGGAATACGGCGTCCATATCGAAGGCGACCTCTGCCCGGTCTGCCGGATGAATCTGGAGCACGAATATAACGGCCGGATCGAAGAGATGCCGGTGGTGCGAGTGCTTTTCTCGGAAAGTGACCGGACAGGCATTGGCACCTTCGCCCCCTCCGATCCCAAATCACAGGATATCGCCGATCTTACCGGCAGCATAGATTTCTCCACAATCACACAGTACGGCTCCGAATCCGATCCGCGTGCCTACCGGTTCGACGGCGAGCTGAATAAGGCCAACCGCGGCCTGATGGAATTTCAGGAAATCCTCAAATGCGATGAGAAATTCCTCTGGAATCTGCTCTCGCTGACCCAGGAAGGTAATTTCAAAGCTGGACGCTTCGCGCTGATCTCCGCCGACGAGCTGATTATCGCCCATACGAACGAAACCGAATACCGCGCTTTTATCTCGAATAAGAAGAACGAAGCCCTCCATTCCCGCATGATCGTCATGCGCATTCCCTATAACCTCAAAGCCGGCCAGGAAGAACGGATCTACCGCAAGCTCGTGGATGCCTCGGGCCTGAATAATCAGGTGCATCTTGCGCCGAACGCCCTGTGGACCGCCTCTGTATTTACCGTATTGTCCCGTCTGAAGGAACCGAAGAAGCCCGGAATCGATCTGCTCAAAAAAATGTATCTCTACGACGGTGTAGAAGTGGACGGTGTCAAAGGCGCCGATGTGGAAGAGCTCTACCGGGAGTTTTCCGATGAAGGCATGTCCGGCGTCGATCCCCGCTACGTCATCAACCGTATCTCCAGTGCGCTGATCAAAGGCAACAAAACCTGCATCAATGCGCTGGATGTCCTCCGCTCGCTGAAGGAAGGGCTTGACCAGCATGCCTCAATCTCCAAGGAGGAGCGCGAGCGGCTGATGAACCTGATTACGCTGGCCCGCAAGGAATACGACCATAAGGCGAAGACTGAGGTGCAGCGGGCATTCGTGTACTCTTTTGAGGAATCCGCACGGACCATTCTGAACAACTATCTCGATAACGTGGAGGCTTACTGCAGCGGCTACCGGATGAAGGACCCCATCACCTCCGAGGAGAGCGACCCTGACGAGAAGCTGATGCGCTCCATTGAGGAGCAGATTGGCATAACTGAGAATCAGAAACGGGCCTTCCGCGAGGAAATTCTGATCAAAATCTCTTCTTACGCCCGCCGGGGACGGCAGTTTGAATATACCTCCCACGAGGCGCTGAAGGATGCTATCGAGAAGAAGCTGTTCGCCGACCTCAAGGATGTTATCAAGATCACCACTTCCTCCCTTAATCCGGATGAGACTCAGGTTAAACGCATGAACGAGGTCTCCCGGCGGCTGATTGAACATAACGGATACTGTGCCACTTGCGCCAATGAACTGATGAAATATGTCGGAGGTCTGCTAAACCGGTAA
- a CDS encoding carbohydrate ABC transporter permease, with translation MYLFISPWLIGFLIFALYPILSSLYYSFTDYDIIHPPKFIGLANYTEMFHNELFWRSVKVTLRYTFISVPVQLLLGLGFALLLHQTIPWRGFFRTAMYFPSMVSGVAMSLLWYWIFNPQIGLFNYMLSWFGIHGPAWLMNPDTALYALIIMSFWTAGSGMILFLAGLQGVPASLIEAANLDGAGRFRIFLNITLPMISPVLLFQLIMGLIDSFQVFTQAFVMTQGGPNYSTWFYVYNLYTSAFKEYRAGYSSALAWILLIVVMLFTAVIMKLSNRYVHYEGGSRR, from the coding sequence ATGTATCTGTTCATTTCCCCATGGCTGATTGGCTTCCTTATCTTCGCCCTGTATCCCATCTTGTCGTCGCTGTACTACAGCTTCACCGATTATGACATTATTCATCCGCCCAAATTCATCGGTCTCGCCAATTACACAGAGATGTTCCATAACGAGCTGTTCTGGCGGTCCGTGAAAGTCACCCTAAGATATACCTTCATCAGCGTGCCGGTGCAATTGCTGCTCGGTCTCGGGTTCGCCCTGCTGCTGCATCAGACCATTCCCTGGCGCGGCTTCTTCCGGACAGCGATGTATTTCCCGAGTATGGTCTCCGGCGTTGCGATGTCGCTCCTCTGGTACTGGATCTTCAACCCGCAGATCGGCCTCTTCAACTATATGCTCTCCTGGTTCGGCATCCACGGTCCGGCCTGGCTGATGAATCCCGATACGGCGCTGTACGCCCTGATCATCATGTCCTTCTGGACAGCAGGCTCCGGCATGATTCTTTTCCTCGCCGGTCTGCAGGGGGTCCCGGCCAGCCTGATCGAAGCTGCTAACCTGGACGGGGCAGGACGCTTCCGCATTTTCCTGAACATCACGCTGCCAATGATCTCGCCTGTGCTGCTGTTCCAGCTGATTATGGGCCTGATCGACTCCTTCCAGGTGTTCACGCAGGCCTTCGTCATGACCCAAGGGGGACCTAACTACTCCACCTGGTTCTACGTCTACAATCTGTACACCAGCGCCTTCAAGGAATACCGGGCCGGCTACTCTTCAGCCCTTGCCTGGATCCTGCTAATTGTCGTCATGCTGTTCACGGCCGTCATTATGAAGCTGTCTAATCGCTATGTCCACTATGAAGGAGGCAGCCGCCGATGA
- a CDS encoding bZIP transcription factor: protein MKTGGLWLATAMLAVSVAGCSSGNSSSAGENTEKLKTEISKLQQENKQLKEENDKLKADALTVPVNAEEDKGGVELIGEGAGTPAADSGSGQPVIVKGTPLVIDGVGEYTITKTSYAKKVIPSKPGSFYTYYEAKEPGTTYLAITLKVKNLAGEAMDADAVADMQIKYDNKYEYSTFSTMEENGGEDFTYTSISEIEPLKNGTLVYLAEVPDEVESGGKPLYADVKIEGETYRYIIVK, encoded by the coding sequence GTGAAAACAGGGGGTCTCTGGCTTGCTACTGCAATGCTGGCGGTATCCGTAGCCGGGTGTTCCTCGGGGAATTCAAGCTCCGCAGGAGAAAATACCGAGAAGCTGAAGACGGAGATCAGCAAGCTTCAGCAAGAGAACAAACAGCTGAAGGAAGAGAATGACAAGCTGAAGGCAGATGCTTTAACAGTACCCGTAAATGCAGAAGAGGACAAGGGGGGAGTGGAGCTTATAGGTGAAGGGGCCGGCACTCCGGCAGCTGATTCCGGGAGCGGGCAGCCAGTCATCGTAAAAGGCACACCGCTGGTTATTGACGGAGTTGGCGAGTATACCATTACCAAGACCTCTTATGCCAAGAAGGTTATTCCATCCAAACCGGGATCATTCTACACGTATTATGAAGCTAAGGAGCCGGGTACAACCTATTTGGCAATCACATTAAAAGTGAAAAACCTGGCCGGAGAAGCCATGGATGCAGATGCTGTAGCGGATATGCAGATTAAATATGATAACAAATACGAATATAGCACCTTCTCCACCATGGAAGAAAACGGCGGAGAAGACTTCACCTATACCAGTATTTCCGAAATCGAACCGCTCAAGAATGGTACTCTGGTCTATCTGGCTGAAGTTCCTGACGAAGTAGAGTCGGGCGGCAAGCCGCTGTATGCGGATGTCAAAATTGAAGGCGAAACGTACCGCTATATCATCGTGAAATAA
- a CDS encoding N-acetylglucosamine kinase, translated as MAYYLGIDGGGSKTYALLGDEHGHILGKGRSGNGNHQTGAQTAAASIREAAFAALAEAGLRLEDIRHTYLGLAGADRKTDYDILHPIIRGIGFTAYTISGDPMIGLRAGTDRPYGVALICGTGTNAAGRNPQGRHFQCGGFDYMYGDFGGGGALNIEVFRTVIRAWDGREAATLMTGPLLKLLGYERVDDMYNDFLDHGKQVPLDAARLLFPAAAEGDAAALAILHRQGVELGKAAAAVIHRLGMENDGFDVVLAGSLLTRGDRGWIRGPIERAVREAAPAAAVVTLSTEPVVGALWSALESDGITISHEMYEQMRPYEEFEYIPITTRQE; from the coding sequence TTGGCTTACTACTTGGGGATCGATGGCGGAGGCAGCAAAACCTATGCCCTGCTAGGCGATGAACATGGCCATATCCTCGGCAAAGGCAGGAGCGGCAACGGCAATCACCAGACCGGAGCGCAGACGGCTGCGGCAAGTATCCGCGAAGCAGCCTTTGCCGCTCTGGCTGAAGCCGGACTCCGGCTCGAGGATATCAGGCATACGTACCTGGGCCTTGCCGGGGCCGACCGCAAGACCGATTATGATATCCTTCATCCGATAATCCGCGGCATCGGATTTACAGCATACACGATCAGCGGCGATCCGATGATCGGCTTGCGGGCGGGGACGGACCGCCCCTACGGGGTAGCCCTGATCTGCGGCACCGGCACTAACGCAGCCGGCCGCAACCCGCAGGGCCGGCACTTCCAGTGCGGCGGCTTCGATTATATGTACGGCGATTTCGGCGGCGGCGGCGCCCTGAATATCGAGGTATTCCGCACGGTCATCCGCGCCTGGGACGGCCGGGAGGCCGCCACCCTCATGACCGGGCCGCTCTTGAAGCTGCTCGGCTATGAACGGGTGGATGACATGTACAATGATTTCCTCGATCACGGCAAGCAGGTGCCGCTGGATGCCGCCCGCCTGCTCTTCCCGGCGGCGGCCGAAGGTGACGCTGCGGCGCTCGCCATCCTGCACCGTCAGGGCGTGGAACTGGGCAAAGCGGCCGCAGCCGTTATCCATAGATTAGGCATGGAGAACGATGGTTTTGATGTAGTGCTGGCCGGAAGCCTGCTGACCCGGGGCGACCGCGGCTGGATCCGCGGCCCGATCGAACGGGCTGTGCGGGAAGCCGCACCGGCCGCAGCTGTAGTTACTTTGTCTACGGAGCCAGTCGTCGGCGCCCTCTGGTCGGCGCTGGAGAGTGACGGCATCACGATAAGCCATGAGATGTATGAGCAAATGCGTCCCTATGAAGAGTTTGAATATATCCCTATCACAACAAGACAGGAGTGA
- a CDS encoding carbohydrate ABC transporter permease translates to MSTVKAASPLSPPSRLRRRVDPVKIASFITLVITTFLMLLPLFFMVSTSLKSKREMLKFPPTFLPESWAWSNYTDIFETLQFGTLYKNSLIIAGFSVFGTLLSSALVAYGFARYRGRGNNFWFILLLSTMMLPYPAIMIPQFVLFSKMQWIDTFLPLIVPAFFGSAYNIFLLRQFFSTLPEELFDAGRIDGCGELRMWRTIALPLSAPALATVAIFAFIYSWNDLLTPVLYLSSSDKFTLPVGMASLTSSRFRIPPWHLLMVASVLAMVPIVTLFAIAQKQFVEGIVLTGIK, encoded by the coding sequence ATGAGTACCGTTAAGGCCGCGAGCCCGCTTAGCCCGCCTTCCCGGCTGCGCCGGAGAGTTGATCCCGTTAAGATCGCCAGCTTCATCACACTGGTAATCACCACATTCCTCATGCTGCTGCCGCTGTTCTTCATGGTCTCTACCTCGCTGAAGTCGAAACGGGAAATGCTGAAGTTCCCGCCGACCTTTCTGCCGGAGAGCTGGGCCTGGAGCAATTATACCGATATTTTTGAGACTCTCCAGTTCGGTACGCTCTACAAGAACAGCCTGATTATCGCCGGCTTCTCCGTCTTCGGCACCCTGCTCTCTTCGGCGCTGGTCGCTTACGGGTTCGCCAGATACCGGGGGCGCGGCAACAACTTCTGGTTCATCCTGCTATTGAGCACGATGATGCTGCCTTATCCGGCGATTATGATTCCGCAGTTCGTGCTGTTCTCCAAGATGCAGTGGATCGACACCTTCTTGCCGCTGATCGTGCCTGCCTTCTTCGGCTCGGCGTATAACATCTTCCTGCTGCGGCAGTTCTTCTCTACGCTGCCCGAGGAATTGTTCGACGCCGGACGGATTGACGGCTGCGGTGAGCTGCGGATGTGGCGGACCATCGCACTTCCGCTGTCTGCACCGGCGCTGGCGACCGTGGCGATCTTTGCTTTTATCTACAGCTGGAATGATCTGCTGACCCCCGTGCTCTACTTAAGCTCGTCGGACAAATTCACGCTTCCGGTCGGTATGGCCTCGCTCACCTCATCACGTTTCCGCATTCCGCCGTGGCATCTGCTGATGGTCGCCTCTGTCCTGGCTATGGTTCCAATCGTCACTCTGTTCGCTATCGCCCAGAAGCAGTTTGTGGAGGGCATTGTGCTGACAGGCATTAAGTAA